In the genome of Actinomycetota bacterium, the window CGAACGCTCAGCAATCGTCGGAGCCAAGACCACGTCCTATGCAGAGAATGTCGCGGCTCTTGCGGCAGTTCATGCAAGAGGAGTCTCAGAGGCGCTCATGGCCAATACCCAGGGACTGCTCTGTGAAGGGACGGCATCCAACGTATTTGTTGTCGTCAATGGCCAGATTCAGACTCCCTCGCTCAGCAGTGGCTGTCTGCCTGGCGTTACCCGCAGCCTTGTGCTGGAGTGGTTCGGTGGGATCGAAGCGGAATTGCCGTACGAGGTCCTGCAATCCGCTGATGAGATATTCCTGACGTCATCAACGCGCGAAGTGCATCCTGTCGAGCTGCTCGATGATCGTCGGCTTGATGTGCGTCCGGTGGGGACTGACTTGCGAGCACGATTCGTGGAGCTGAGAAAGAGCAAAGTCGATCCTTGATACAGTTCTGCGCATTCCGGGCGATTGGCTCAGTGGTAGAGCACTCGCTTCACACGCGAGGGGTCACTGGTTCGAACCCAGTATCGCCCACCAACCGGAACGCTTTGGTATGGCGTTGTGGCGTAG includes:
- a CDS encoding aminotransferase class IV; translated protein: MIWWGTLNGGELLEDSARPISYLDRGFLVGEGVFETLVVHSGVPFALTRHLYRLERSSQILGLPTLNLDVIKAAIADVIDANRTSVGELARLRITLTSGDGQPSLLVTLTAQAAWPETTSVITVPWVRNERSAIVGAKTTSYAENVAALAAVHARGVSEALMANTQGLLCEGTASNVFVVVNGQIQTPSLSSGCLPGVTRSLVLEWFGGIEAELPYEVLQSADEIFLTSSTREVHPVELLDDRRLDVRPVGTDLRARFVELRKSKVDP